From the genome of Parazoarcus communis, one region includes:
- the mtgA gene encoding monofunctional biosynthetic peptidoglycan transglycosylase, protein MKQPLRWAGRGLLAIIALLLLWQLWFFTHVAWWSQFDPGSTSFMRLRLSEMHETNPKASLRHTWVPYEKISSHLKRAVVAAEDDRFIDHEGFDWVGIQRALEKNERKGRAVSGGSTISQQLAKNLFLSPSRSYLRKAQEAVITVMIEALWSKRRILEVYLNVVEWGDGVFGAEAAAQRYFGLSAGRLGPAESARLAVMLPNPRKYERSFGPRLAAHAERIRARMGYSQIP, encoded by the coding sequence ATGAAGCAGCCCCTGCGCTGGGCCGGTCGCGGCCTGCTTGCCATCATTGCACTGCTGCTGCTCTGGCAGCTGTGGTTCTTCACCCATGTGGCGTGGTGGAGTCAGTTCGACCCGGGCAGCACGAGCTTCATGCGTTTGCGCCTGTCCGAGATGCACGAGACGAACCCCAAGGCCAGCTTGCGCCACACCTGGGTGCCTTACGAAAAGATCTCCTCCCATCTGAAACGTGCGGTGGTAGCAGCAGAGGATGACCGCTTCATCGACCATGAAGGCTTCGACTGGGTGGGCATCCAGCGTGCGCTGGAAAAGAACGAACGCAAGGGGCGCGCGGTCTCCGGCGGCTCGACCATCAGCCAGCAGCTGGCGAAGAACCTTTTCCTGTCACCATCGCGCAGCTACCTGCGCAAGGCGCAGGAGGCCGTGATCACGGTCATGATCGAGGCGTTGTGGAGCAAGCGTCGGATTCTCGAGGTCTATCTGAACGTCGTGGAGTGGGGCGACGGTGTGTTTGGCGCAGAAGCCGCCGCACAGCGCTATTTCGGCCTCTCGGCCGGTCGCCTTGGGCCGGCCGAAAGTGCCCGCCTCGCGGTCATGCTGCCCAACCCGCGCAAGTATGAGCGCAGCTTCGGACCCCGTCTCGCGGCGCATGCCGAGCGGATCCGGGCACGCATGGGGTATTCTCAGATCCCCTGA
- the mgtE gene encoding magnesium transporter translates to MNTEQELHPDDVQQHLREVQALLARQKVAEDLVHRQDMPRHELVENLVHKQHEAALRNKLDTLHSADVAYILEALPLEERLYVWDLVKAERDGDILLEVSDAVRESLIETMEPHELKAAAETLDADELADLAPDLPPEIIQDVYQSLDTEGREQLRAAMSYPEDSVGALMDFDMVTVRENVTLEVVLRYLRRFEELPDHTDKLFVIDRDEHLMGILSLESLLINDPEKEVSEVMRDETVISFSPDDPADDAAQAFERYDLVSAPVVDRQKRVIGRVTVADVVDFIREESEAEILSHAGLREEEDIFASVWDSVKNRWAWLAVNLVTAFIASRVIGAFEGSIERLVALAALMPIVAGIGGNSGNQTITMIVRAIAMGQVKQSAMQRLLKKELGVALFNGVVWGGLLGVLTWWLYGSASLGMVMTAAMTLNLLLAAFAGVTIPMLRQRLGGDPAIGGSVMITALTDSGGFFIFLGLATLFLL, encoded by the coding sequence ATGAATACGGAACAGGAACTGCACCCCGACGATGTCCAGCAGCACCTGCGCGAAGTGCAGGCGCTACTCGCGCGCCAGAAGGTCGCGGAAGACCTCGTCCACCGTCAGGACATGCCGCGCCACGAACTGGTCGAGAACCTGGTGCACAAGCAGCACGAAGCCGCGCTGCGCAACAAGCTCGACACCCTGCACTCGGCCGACGTCGCCTACATTCTCGAAGCGCTGCCGCTCGAAGAGCGTCTCTACGTCTGGGATCTGGTCAAGGCCGAGCGCGACGGTGACATCCTGCTCGAAGTCTCGGACGCGGTCCGCGAGTCGCTGATCGAAACAATGGAACCGCACGAGCTCAAGGCCGCTGCGGAAACCCTGGATGCCGACGAGCTTGCCGACCTGGCGCCCGACCTTCCGCCCGAGATCATCCAGGACGTATACCAGTCGCTCGACACCGAAGGCCGCGAGCAGTTGCGGGCGGCGATGTCCTACCCGGAGGATTCAGTCGGCGCGCTGATGGACTTCGACATGGTGACGGTACGCGAGAACGTCACCCTCGAGGTGGTGCTGCGTTACCTGCGCCGCTTCGAGGAACTGCCCGACCACACCGACAAGCTGTTCGTGATCGACCGTGACGAGCATCTGATGGGCATCCTGTCGCTTGAGTCCCTTCTGATCAACGACCCCGAAAAGGAAGTCTCGGAGGTCATGCGCGACGAGACCGTGATCAGCTTCTCACCGGACGATCCAGCTGACGACGCGGCCCAGGCTTTCGAACGCTACGATCTCGTGTCCGCACCGGTCGTGGATCGTCAAAAGCGCGTGATCGGCCGTGTCACCGTCGCCGACGTGGTGGACTTCATTCGCGAGGAATCCGAGGCTGAAATTCTGAGCCATGCCGGTCTGCGCGAGGAAGAGGACATCTTTGCGTCAGTCTGGGACTCGGTGAAGAACCGCTGGGCCTGGCTGGCAGTGAATCTGGTCACTGCCTTCATCGCCTCACGCGTGATCGGCGCCTTTGAAGGCTCGATCGAGCGCCTGGTCGCACTGGCCGCACTGATGCCCATCGTCGCAGGCATCGGCGGCAACTCGGGCAACCAGACCATCACCATGATTGTGCGTGCCATCGCCATGGGTCAGGTCAAGCAAAGCGCGATGCAACGCCTGCTCAAGAAGGAACTCGGCGTTGCCCTGTTCAATGGCGTGGTGTGGGGCGGCCTGCTCGGCGTACTCACCTGGTGGCTGTATGGCAGCGCCTCGCTCGGCATGGTGATGACCGCCGCAATGACGCTCAACCTGCTGCTGGCCGCCTTCGCCGGCGTCACCATTCCGATGCTGCGTCAGCGCCTCGGTGGCGATCCGGCGATCGGCGGCTCGGTGATGATCACCGCGCTCACCGACTCGGGCGGCTTCTTCATCTTCCTCGGCCTGGCCACGCTGTTCCTGCTCTGA
- a CDS encoding TMEM165/GDT1 family protein: protein MDAFLVSTGIVALAEVGDKTQLLAFILAAKFRKPWPIIAGIFIATLANHGFAGAVGAWVTTLMGPDTLRWVLGISFLAMAVWTLIPDKFDEEDAKLARFGAFGTTLIAFFLAEMGDKTQIATVALAAQYQSLALVVAGTTVGMMIANVPAVILGGKIADRMPVRLVHGIAAAIFAILGIATLLGAASAFGL from the coding sequence GTGGACGCATTCCTCGTATCAACCGGCATCGTTGCCCTCGCAGAAGTGGGTGACAAGACCCAGCTGCTCGCCTTCATCCTCGCTGCAAAATTTCGCAAGCCTTGGCCCATCATCGCCGGAATCTTCATTGCAACGCTGGCCAACCACGGCTTTGCCGGCGCCGTTGGCGCCTGGGTCACCACCCTGATGGGGCCGGATACGCTGCGCTGGGTACTCGGCATTTCCTTCCTCGCGATGGCGGTGTGGACCCTGATTCCCGACAAGTTCGATGAGGAGGACGCCAAGCTCGCCCGCTTCGGCGCTTTCGGGACGACCCTGATTGCCTTCTTTCTCGCGGAGATGGGCGACAAGACGCAGATCGCAACGGTGGCGCTTGCAGCCCAGTATCAGAGCCTTGCGCTTGTGGTTGCTGGTACGACGGTCGGCATGATGATTGCGAACGTTCCCGCGGTGATTCTTGGCGGCAAGATCGCAGACCGCATGCCGGTGCGTCTGGTGCATGGCATTGCTGCCGCCATCTTCGCCATCCTCGGCATTGCCACCTTGCTGGGCGCAGCGTCCGCCTTCGGCCTGTAG
- the hemL gene encoding glutamate-1-semialdehyde 2,1-aminomutase, which produces MTSRNQALFERAQRTIPGGVNSPVRAFRSVGGTPRFIDRAEGARVWDADGKCYIDYVGSWGPAITGHAHPAIIEAVREAALKGLSFGAPTESEVEMAELICEMLPSVEMVRLVSSGTEATMSAIRLARGFTGRDAIIKFEGCYHGHADSLLVKAGSGLLTFGNPSSGGVPEDFAKHTIVLDFNDLEQIEAVFKARGDEIAAIIVEPMAGNMNLIKPNPGFLEGLRRICTEYGTVLIFDEVMTGFRVGPQGVQGLFGITPDLTTLGKVIGGGMPVGAFGGRRDIMEKIAPLGSVYQAGTLSGSPVAVAAGMVSLRLTREAGFYDRLGASTTALVSGLSAAARDAGVVFSADSVGGMFGVYFSDAVPTSFKDVMKSDTEAFNRFFHAMLDEGHYFAPSAFEAGFVSAAHGEAEIAATVAAARRIFASWR; this is translated from the coding sequence ATGACTAGCCGAAACCAAGCGCTCTTCGAGCGTGCCCAGCGCACCATCCCCGGTGGCGTCAACTCGCCCGTCCGTGCTTTCCGTTCGGTCGGCGGTACGCCGCGCTTCATCGATCGCGCCGAGGGTGCGCGGGTGTGGGATGCCGATGGCAAGTGCTACATCGACTACGTGGGTTCGTGGGGCCCGGCCATCACCGGTCATGCGCATCCGGCCATCATCGAAGCCGTGCGTGAGGCGGCGCTCAAGGGCCTGTCCTTCGGTGCACCGACCGAGAGCGAGGTCGAGATGGCCGAGCTGATCTGCGAGATGCTGCCATCAGTTGAAATGGTGCGCCTGGTCAGCTCCGGCACTGAAGCGACGATGAGCGCGATCCGGCTGGCACGCGGCTTCACCGGTCGTGACGCGATCATCAAGTTCGAGGGCTGCTACCACGGTCATGCCGACAGCCTGCTGGTGAAGGCCGGTTCCGGTCTGCTGACCTTCGGCAACCCGTCGTCGGGCGGCGTGCCGGAAGACTTCGCCAAGCACACCATCGTCCTCGACTTCAACGACCTCGAGCAGATCGAGGCCGTGTTCAAGGCCCGGGGAGATGAGATCGCTGCGATCATCGTCGAGCCGATGGCCGGCAACATGAACCTGATCAAACCCAATCCCGGCTTCCTCGAAGGCCTGCGCCGCATCTGTACCGAGTACGGCACCGTGCTGATCTTCGACGAGGTGATGACCGGTTTCCGTGTCGGGCCGCAGGGTGTGCAGGGTCTGTTCGGCATCACGCCCGACCTCACGACGCTGGGCAAGGTGATCGGCGGCGGCATGCCGGTGGGCGCATTCGGCGGGCGCCGCGACATCATGGAGAAGATCGCACCGCTGGGCTCGGTCTATCAGGCCGGCACCCTCTCCGGCAGTCCGGTTGCAGTGGCTGCGGGTATGGTGTCGCTGCGCCTCACGCGCGAGGCGGGCTTCTACGACCGCCTTGGTGCCAGCACCACCGCACTCGTGTCGGGTCTGAGCGCAGCTGCGCGCGATGCAGGCGTCGTGTTCAGCGCCGACTCGGTGGGCGGCATGTTCGGGGTGTATTTCAGCGACGCCGTTCCCACCTCCTTCAAGGACGTGATGAAGTCCGACACCGAAGCCTTCAACCGCTTCTTCCATGCGATGCTGGACGAGGGCCACTACTTCGCGCCGTCGGCGTTCGAGGCCGGGTTCGTTTCCGCCGCGCACGGTGAGGCCGAAATTGCGGCGACCGTGGCGGCGGCGCGCCGAATTTTCGCATCGTGGCGCTGA
- the thiE gene encoding thiamine phosphate synthase: protein MTETAGIMPAPGLYAVTPDEADSARLLALVEQVLRGRPALMQYRSKLASAALRRTQAEAVLALCRQAGVPLVVNDDLELAQAIDADGVHLGRDDGDPAQARLALGANRIIGVTCYNEWARAQAGVAAGADYVAFGAVFVSPTKPHAVHAPFELLARARRELRVPVAAIGGITLDNVAEVIAAGAGYPAVISDVFGAPDPAARARDFAACFA, encoded by the coding sequence ATGACTGAGACTGCAGGCATCATGCCCGCGCCGGGGCTCTATGCGGTGACGCCGGACGAAGCCGACAGCGCGCGTCTGCTGGCGCTGGTTGAACAGGTGCTGCGCGGACGCCCGGCGTTGATGCAGTACCGCAGCAAGCTGGCGTCCGCCGCCTTGCGCAGGACGCAGGCCGAGGCGGTGCTGGCCTTGTGCCGGCAGGCGGGTGTGCCGCTGGTGGTCAATGACGATCTCGAGCTGGCGCAGGCGATCGATGCAGATGGTGTGCATCTGGGCCGAGACGACGGCGATCCCGCGCAGGCGCGGCTGGCGCTGGGCGCGAACCGCATCATCGGCGTCACCTGCTACAACGAATGGGCGAGGGCGCAGGCTGGCGTTGCGGCCGGTGCGGACTACGTGGCCTTCGGGGCCGTATTCGTGTCGCCGACCAAGCCGCATGCGGTGCATGCCCCGTTCGAGTTGCTGGCGCGCGCGCGGCGCGAACTGCGCGTACCGGTGGCTGCAATCGGCGGCATCACGCTCGACAACGTGGCCGAAGTCATCGCGGCGGGCGCCGGCTATCCGGCGGTGATCAGCGATGTTTTCGGGGCCCCGGATCCGGCTGCCCGCGCGCGCGATTTCGCCGCCTGCTTTGCCTGA
- the thiD gene encoding bifunctional hydroxymethylpyrimidine kinase/phosphomethylpyrimidine kinase, which translates to MPVAIPDVPPVVLCLSAADATGGGGLPSDILTLASMGCHPLAVQTAMVVRDTRGVDDCIAIEPDVLAAQVRTVLEDIPVHAFKFGFCGSVENTATAAEILSDYPDIPLVVEPALYTSVDQAADDDLVAVLAELILPQTTLLVASRHEVLRLAGFDIDEDGEEPLSPEEAVARLLELGVEYVLLTGGGDHGPQVVNMLVGEQGVIRTDAWERLPGRYLGAGATMAAAASAGLAHGMAMPEAVREAQEFTQQALRHAYLPGMGRAIPDRFFWARGKGEADD; encoded by the coding sequence ATGCCTGTTGCGATTCCCGATGTACCTCCCGTCGTGCTCTGTCTGTCTGCCGCCGATGCCACCGGCGGGGGCGGCCTGCCGTCGGACATCCTGACTCTTGCCAGCATGGGCTGCCATCCGCTGGCAGTGCAGACCGCAATGGTCGTGCGCGACACCCGTGGCGTGGACGACTGCATCGCCATCGAGCCGGACGTGCTTGCGGCCCAGGTGCGCACCGTGCTTGAGGACATTCCGGTCCATGCGTTCAAGTTCGGTTTCTGCGGAAGTGTCGAGAACACGGCGACCGCCGCCGAAATCCTGTCCGACTATCCCGATATCCCGCTCGTCGTCGAGCCTGCCCTGTACACCAGTGTCGATCAGGCTGCGGACGACGACCTCGTGGCGGTACTGGCCGAACTGATCCTGCCGCAGACCACCCTGCTGGTGGCGAGCCGGCACGAGGTGCTTCGCCTCGCCGGCTTCGATATCGACGAGGACGGCGAGGAGCCGCTTTCGCCCGAAGAGGCCGTGGCCCGCCTGCTCGAACTGGGGGTCGAGTACGTACTGCTGACCGGCGGGGGCGACCATGGCCCGCAAGTTGTGAACATGCTGGTTGGCGAACAGGGCGTGATTCGTACCGACGCCTGGGAGCGCCTCCCCGGGCGTTATCTCGGGGCCGGTGCCACCATGGCCGCCGCGGCATCGGCCGGGCTGGCACACGGCATGGCGATGCCCGAGGCGGTGCGTGAAGCGCAGGAGTTCACCCAGCAGGCCTTGCGCCATGCCTACCTTCCGGGCATGGGGCGGGCGATCCCGGACCGGTTTTTCTGGGCACGTGGCAAGGGCGAAGCGGATGACTGA
- a CDS encoding rubredoxin, whose translation MCLICGFIYDEAAGLPDEGIAPGTRWEDVPPNWTCPECEARKEDFELIEI comes from the coding sequence ATGTGCCTCATTTGCGGCTTCATCTACGACGAGGCCGCCGGCTTGCCGGACGAAGGCATTGCGCCGGGCACCCGCTGGGAAGACGTTCCGCCGAACTGGACCTGTCCGGAATGCGAAGCCCGCAAGGAAGACTTCGAGCTCATCGAAATATGA